From a region of the Longimicrobium sp. genome:
- the uraD gene encoding 2-oxo-4-hydroxy-4-carboxy-5-ureidoimidazoline decarboxylase, which translates to MSALDRLNALPAEEAEATLRACCGSSRWAREMAARRPFRDPAHLLEAADEVWWSLAPADWEEALRAHPRIGERKAAPGQSERAAAWSAGEQAGVAGTPEDVAAALAEGNREYERRFGRIYVVCATGKSAEEMLEILRGRLANDPEAELRIAAGEQAKITRLRLEKLLAEESRLPDQKVQAQ; encoded by the coding sequence GTGAGCGCCCTCGACCGGCTGAACGCGCTCCCGGCGGAGGAGGCCGAGGCCACGCTGCGCGCCTGCTGCGGCTCGTCTCGCTGGGCACGGGAGATGGCGGCGCGGCGGCCGTTCCGCGACCCGGCTCACCTGCTGGAGGCGGCGGACGAGGTGTGGTGGTCGCTCGCCCCGGCGGACTGGGAGGAGGCCCTGCGCGCGCACCCGCGCATCGGCGAGCGCAAGGCGGCGCCGGGGCAGAGCGAGCGCGCGGCGGCGTGGTCCGCCGGAGAGCAGGCCGGCGTCGCCGGGACGCCGGAGGACGTCGCGGCCGCGCTGGCGGAGGGAAACCGCGAGTACGAGCGGCGCTTCGGGCGCATCTACGTGGTCTGCGCCACGGGGAAGAGCGCGGAGGAGATGCTGGAGATCCTGCGCGGCCGGCTGGCGAACGACCCGGAGGCCGAGCTGCGCATCGCCGCCGGCGAGCAGGCGAAGATCACGCGGCTCAGGCTGGAGAAGCTGCTGGCGGAGGAATCACGTCTTCCCGATCAGAAGGTGCAGGCGCAATGA